One stretch of Anaerolineales bacterium DNA includes these proteins:
- a CDS encoding HNH endonuclease — translation MQAPVLVLNANFEPINVCNTRRAITLIIDGKASLILNGRGEIKTIRLIYPRPSVIRLEKMIHRPHPRVKLTKREVLRRDDYTCQYCGQHFSTLTVDHIVPRHLGGEHVWTNLVAACPHCNHRKGGRTIDQAQMHLLRVPSVPPASATYLFARHLHDNTDWLPFVTGW, via the coding sequence CGAATTTCGAGCCGATCAACGTCTGCAATACCCGCCGCGCCATTACCCTCATCATTGATGGAAAAGCCAGCTTGATATTGAATGGGCGCGGTGAGATCAAGACCATACGGCTAATCTACCCGCGTCCATCTGTCATCCGTCTCGAGAAGATGATCCACCGTCCACACCCACGGGTAAAGCTGACCAAGCGGGAGGTGCTGCGCCGTGATGACTACACCTGCCAGTATTGTGGGCAGCATTTCTCCACCCTCACTGTGGACCACATTGTCCCTCGTCACCTGGGTGGTGAGCATGTTTGGACGAACCTGGTGGCTGCCTGCCCGCACTGCAATCACCGCAAGGGCGGGCGCACGATCGACCAGGCCCAGATGCACCTGCTACGGGTTCCATCGGTGCCTCCGGCCTCAGCAACTTATCTATTTGCCCGGCATCTGCATGACAATACAGATTGGCTGCCGTTTGTCACCGGTTGGTGA